In Zunongwangia sp. HGR-M22, the sequence TCAGGATGCACACGAAGATACTTCTATAGGCGCTGTTTTACTTTCTGCAGAAGGACCTTCACCAAAAGATGGAGTGTATTCTTTTTGCAGTGGTGGCGATCAAAAAGCCAGAGGTCATCAGGGTTATGTAGGAGAAGACGGTTATCATCGTTTAAATATTTTAGAAGTACAGCGGTTAATTCGCTTTATGCCAAAAGCGGTTATTTGTGTAGTGCCAGGATGGGCTGTTGGTGGTGGTCACAGTTTGCACGTGGTTTGTGACATTACTTTAGCAAGTAAAGAGCATGCTATTTTTAAACAAACCGATGCAGATGTTACCAGTTTCGATGCAGGTTATGGATCGGCTTATTTGGCCAAAATGGTTGGTCAAAAGAAAGCACGTGAAATTTTCTTTTTAGGTCGAAATTATTCAGCGCAGGAAGCTTACGATATGGGAATGGTAAATGCTGTAATTCCGCATGAAGAATTAGAAGATACCGCTTACCAATGGGCGCAGGAAATTCTTGCGAAATCACCTACTTCCATAAAAATGCTCAAGTTTGCCATGAATTTAACCGATGACGGAATGGTAGGACAACAGGTTTTTGCTGGTGAAGCCACTCGTTTGGCGTATATGACAGATGAAGCCAAAGAAGGTCGTAACGCATTCCTGGAAAAAAGAAAGCCAAATTTTGAGAAAAAATGGATTCCGTAGAGACCCAATTTAGCAATAATACGATCGATATCGCTACACTACCAAATTTTGAGCAGGTAGCTATGAATCCCGTTCGTGCAAAATTATTAACCAAGCATCTGTTACAGACAGGTGTTTGGTTTCTACTTATTATTGCCTTTGGTGTTTTTATGTATTTTCAGAAAGAAGTTCTGGTTGGAAGTATTATTAGCGGAATTTTAATGCTGTTTTTAATATTTATGGTCTTCAACTTCATCAAAAAACAGCCGCGCTATGCTTACGCGATCAGAGAAAAAGATCTAATTTATAAACGCGGATTTCTTTTGAGTAAATCTACTGTTGTTTCTTTCAATAGAATTCAGCATGTATCTATAAGCCGTAGCCTACTAGATAAGTGGCTCGATCTCTCTACTCTTAAAATCTTTACTGCCGGTGGTAGTGGCAGTGATGTGAAAATCCCTGGTTTAGATCCAATAATTGCCGAAAAACTTAAAGAAACTCTAGCAGGTAAAATAGCTAACGAAAATGGCTAAAGCTTTTAGTATACCGCAGCGGCAATCTTTAGTAGGGATTCTACTCATTTTTACTTCTACTCTTTACAAGCTCGTTAGAGGTTTTTGGGCAGCTTTGGCCTATTTTGTATTCAAAAGACCAGATGGTGACTTTTTATTATACATAGGTTTGGGACTTGCTGTGCTTTTGGTTTTGATCGCTATTTATAGCTATTTTGATTATAGAAAATTCCTCTTTCATATCGATTATGAAGCAGAAGAATTTATTCTGAAAAAAGG encodes:
- a CDS encoding PH domain-containing protein — translated: MDSVETQFSNNTIDIATLPNFEQVAMNPVRAKLLTKHLLQTGVWFLLIIAFGVFMYFQKEVLVGSIISGILMLFLIFMVFNFIKKQPRYAYAIREKDLIYKRGFLLSKSTVVSFNRIQHVSISRSLLDKWLDLSTLKIFTAGGSGSDVKIPGLDPIIAEKLKETLAGKIANENG
- a CDS encoding 1,4-dihydroxy-2-naphthoyl-CoA synthase; the encoded protein is MEKADWKTVKEYDDITYKKSNGVARIAFNRPEVRNAFRPKTTSELLDAFQDAHEDTSIGAVLLSAEGPSPKDGVYSFCSGGDQKARGHQGYVGEDGYHRLNILEVQRLIRFMPKAVICVVPGWAVGGGHSLHVVCDITLASKEHAIFKQTDADVTSFDAGYGSAYLAKMVGQKKAREIFFLGRNYSAQEAYDMGMVNAVIPHEELEDTAYQWAQEILAKSPTSIKMLKFAMNLTDDGMVGQQVFAGEATRLAYMTDEAKEGRNAFLEKRKPNFEKKWIP